The segment GCCGCCCGCCGCGCCAGTTCCTGCGCGAACGTCAGGTCGCCCTCCGTGAAGCGCCCCACAGCGGCAGGTGTGAGGCTCAGCACGCCCAGCGTCTGCCCCCGGGCCAGCAGCGGCACCACCAACTGCTGGTCAGGCCCCTGCGCCGCAGCGTCGCCTACCAGCCGCGCTTCCCCGCTGTGGAAGACCGCCGCGAGCACGCCTGAGGCATCGACCGGGCGCGAGGTCGCCGCTTCCACAAGCGTGTCGCCGCGCCGCACCGCCACCGTGCAGGTTTCGGCCAGTTCGGGCACCACCAGAGCGACCAGCTGACGCAGCACCGCGTCCGGGTCGTGCTCGCTGTCGAGCCGCTCGCTGGCCCGCGCCAGCAGCGTGGCCTGACGGGCGGCCCGCTCGGCGGCCTCCATCGCCTGTGCGCGTTCCAGGGCGATGGCGCACTGGTTGGCGAGGGTCAGCAGAAAGGTGCGCTCGTCTTCCGGGAAGGGATGGTCTCGGTCGAAACTGAAGCCCAGCACGCCGAGCGTTCGCGCACCCGCCCGAAGTGGCAGGACGGCGGTGCTGCAGGTGGCCGCCTGACGCGGCAGGTCGGGATACTGCCGGAGGTACGTCTGCTGATCGAGAAACAGCGCCTCGGCGCGGCGCACGCTGTCGGTCACCGGCAACGAACGCGCGAGATCGAGCCGCGACCACTGCGTGGAAACCGGGCCGTACCCGCTGCTGATCAGCAGGTCGAGCTGCTGCCCGCTGCCATCCAGCACGTAGACGGTGGCCCCGAAGGCCCCGGCTGCGTGTCGCCCGGCCTGCATCACCGCGCGGCCCACGTCGGCGGGCGCTTTCACGGCGATCAGGCGAGACGTCACGTCGGCGAGCGCCTGTGTCCGGTGCGCGGCCAGGGCGTCTCCCGTCACCGCGCCCCCAGCGAGCTGCAACGCGCTTTGACATGTGGACCACAAACGACGCTTACAACAGAACGTACGTGAAGAACGCAGCTGGAGTGTACCAGGGAACATTGAGCGGCACCGTTGGAATGCTGAACGCCTTCGAGTGGGTCGGTTCGGGCACCACTCAGGGTGGTGAACGCAGGAGAGAATGCAGCTGGGAGCATGGTCATCGCGAAGTGTGTTCACTGTACGCTCCGGCGCCTGCCCAGGCAGCGCCTAAAGGAACGCTAAAGGCAAGAGGTGAGCTGGTTCCGCGGAGGTGAGGGCGTGGGTCTGAAGGATCAAGGCAGTGGCGAGGGAGTACCACGGTTCGGTGGTGTGGTTACGTCCCTCACCCTCTCTGCTCAATGGGAGCGTATCAGGCCGGTCAGGGAGTACTGCACCACCCTGCGCCGAGAAAGGAGCCTGAAGCTTTTCAGAGCATCGGTACACTTTACACGTTCGAACGTCCAGCTCAGGGCGATCTTGCCACGGGCGACCAACCATCGCCCGCCTGCACCACACCTGCAACCGCGCGTCTGATGCTTGGTTCAGCGCTTTCAGACGAACTCTGAGCTTGCCTCGGTGTTGCGTACTTCCGATGACGCCACTGAGGGATGGTTCAGCTGCTCGAATTCGAGCGGGGTTTTGTCGCCCAGCGTCGAATGCCGCTGCCGCTTGTAGAACACCTCCAGAGACTCAAAGACCTGGCCGTGCCCCTCCTGGCGCGTACGAAACACGTTTCCCAACAGCAATTCCCGTTTCAGAGTCGAGAAGAACGACTCGGCAACTGCATTGTCAACGCAGTCCCCTTTCCTGCCCATCCTTGGGACTGCCCCGCCTTCTCGCATCGCTGCCTGATCCAGGCAGCTGGTGTATTGGGTGGATTCAACCGGTCGTCGCACCAGCAGCCTGAATTGCGTGTAGCACACGTTCGAACGCCTCGTGTGGCGTTCGCCAGTCGAGAACTTTCCGAGGTCTAGCGTTGAGTGTCGCGGAGACGGTTGCCAGGTCGTCCGGGCTATGGAGGCTGAGATCGGTGCCTTTCGGGAAATACTGTCGTAACACACTGTTGGTGTTCTCGTTTGTGCCGCGCTGCCAGGGGCTCTGTGGATCGCAAACGTACACGCCCATCCCCGTGTCGAGGCGAAGTTGAACGTGCTGGCTCATTTCGGCCCCCTGATCCCAGGTCAGCGATCGACGGAGCTGTTGTGGTACACCCTTGATGCTGGACGTGATGGCTTCGCGAACCACGTCGGCACCGTGTCCGGATAGCGTCGGTCCATTCTTCACGCGGGCTTCAACGCCATGGTCTGCCATGCGCGGCAAGTGCAACAACATGGTGAAGCGCGTCGTGCGCTCCACCAGGGTGCCAATCGCTGAGCTATCCAGACCGAGCATGAGATCGCCTTCCCAGTGGCCTGGAATTTCCCGGTCAAGTGCTTCCGTGGGACGCTCTTTGAGCATGACCGTCGGGACGACAAACGTCTTGCCCGGTCTGCTGCGCCGTGCCCGCGGCACGCGCAGCGCTCGGCCCGTCCGCAAATTCGCGGTCAGCTCGCGGGGCAATGCCTCACGAGCCTCGATATACAGTGCCTGATCGATGGCCTCGTGGCTGATCCGCCTGGTGGTATCGTCCGGAAAATCGAGTGGCAGGCGACGCACGATCTGCTGTGGACGCCACGCTGCCGACCACCGCCGATCTTGTCGCCCCCACGACGCCGGCTCTTCCAGGGCACCGTCGGCCCAGGGAGGGTGGTGCCACTCGAGGTCACCAATAACAACGGGATGTGGGTGACAGATCGCCGCACCAGCGTGGACTACGGCCAGGCGCTCGAACGCTTGGTAGCCGCGTATCCACACGCTGAGAAGATTGTCGTGGTGCAGGATCATCTGTCAACGCAGAGCAAAGCCGCGTTGTACCAAGCCTTCTCGCCACAGAAGGCCCACTTCCTGGCGCAGCGCTTCGAGGTTCATTTCACCCCGAAGCATGGTTCGTGGCTCAATATTCAGGGACTCGAATGGTCAGCCCTTGCCCGTCAAGCTTTGAAGGAGCGGGTGGGGAACAAAGCTGCGCTGGTCAAGGCCGTCGACCATTGGCTCACCCGCTGACGGGCGCGTGCAGTGTGCATCCACTGGCACTTCACCACCCCCGATGCGCGCCGCAAACTCAGCCGCCTGTACCCCAACCTGACCAATTGACCGTGTAGTAGTGCTGCTTGGTTGAGTCCTCTCTTCAGGGGTGGCCCCAGCGGGGCCATGTCCTGATCATGCCCTTCGATGCATTGCTTCACGACCAGGCGACCCGACGTCTCCTGGCGTACCGGGCCGCCCTGGCTGAACAGGGTCTTTGTCCCGGTCTCCCCTTCCGGACCCTCGCAGTGCTCACGACGGATCTGCCGGGCGAGGTCATTGAACTGGCGGTCACGCTGGAAGACGGCACCCATCGGGTGCAGCGGGCACGGCCGGCGACTCCGATGGCGCCCGCCGCCAGTCAGGTGCATGGCCTCACGCTGGAGATGCTTCAGAACGAACAGCCGCTGCGGACGCGCAGGCGGTCACTCGAACACCTGCTCAGCCAACCTGACGCGGACGGTCAAGCGGTTCCACTCGTGATTTGGGCGGGCGACTTCACTCGGGACGCCCTCAGCAATAGTTTCGAGACACCCTTCACTCTCCCACTCGTGTCGCTCCAGCCTCTGATTCAAGCGTGCAATGTGGCGATCAACCCAAGCGCGCGGTCCCGACCGTCGCTGGATGGCATGAACTGGACTGTCCCACTGCGCGCACCGGACCGTACCTTGGCGCTGAGTGTGGCGCAGAGCACGCGCGAGCTGGTCGACCTCCTCTTGACGAGCGAGGCGATCCGCACAGCGCCACGTCGGACGGTGCCGTGAGTGGTGGCCCCCTGGCGGGGGCCAAGTGTCGTGCATGACCCTGAATCAGCCAGCTCATCCAACAGCCTCCAACCACACGGCCCCCGTTCTGCCGGCAGACAAAGCACGTGCCAGCGAATTGTTTCAGCAGGTGAAAGGCACGGACCGCGAGCAAGACTACCGGCGCATCAGTCAGCAGCACCCTGACAAGGATGCGAATCGCGCGACCTACCTGGCCTTTCTGGACGACATCGAGGCGATGTTCGTCGATCCGCAGGCCGACCAGGACACCGTCCCGGATTTCCATCCGAATGTCATGACGCAGGCGAACGCCGATGCCGATGAAAGGGACGAGGGCGAGGAAGCGGACGAGCCGAGCGAGGCGGACGTCGATCCTGGCGATCAGGCGTCGGGCGAATTGCTGCCCTCGGCCGCAGGGTTGGCGCAGACGGCAATCCTGCCGGTCGCGGGCAACGGACTCATTAGCCAGTTGGCGGGCATGCTGGCGGACGGTGGGCAGCTGAGCTTCACCATGATGTGCCTCGGGGACGAGGTGACGCTGAGCATCAGACCGAAGCCGCATGGCACGGAGACGGTGGTGCCGCTCCTCCTGACGAATACGCCGGGGTATCTGGACACGCATCTGGTGTCGGCGATGCAGCCGTATGTGGAGGTGCGGCGCGACATCTATGCGCAGTGCACTGCGGCCGCGAAGGCGCAGCGGAAGGCGGGTGAGAAAGCCGTCATTCCACCTACCCCTGCGAAAGCGGGGACGGCCAAGCCCAGTGCGACGGTGCAGCTGACGCTCGACGGGATGGAGGGAACGACCTTCACCGCCACCCACGGCAGGAAGTCCGTGGACGTGACCCTGGGCACTCAGGCCGTGCCGAAAGGGACGATCACCGTCAATGCGCGGCATGCGCTCTACGGCGAGCACGTCAAGACCTTCATGCTCAACGCTGATCGCACCCATGATTTCCGCGAACAGCAGGGGGCCGCGATCACGCTGGCGGTGACGCCTGACAGTGCGGCGATCACGGCCACTCAGGGCGAGCAGCGGGTGGCGCTGCATGGCGAAGGGTTTCTCGCGCCCGGGAAGTGGCTGATCGAGGCGGAAGCGGCCGGGCACTCGCCGCAGAGTAAGAGCATCACCGTCGTGGCTGCGAAACCACAGACGGTGACCCTGACGCTGCCAGAAGAACGCGAGCAGTCGCTGTTCTGACCGACAGGCTTGGCCCCCGCTGGGGGCCAGGTGGTGTGCATGACCCAGACTCCGCAGGCCCAAGTGATGAAGCGCGTGTTCAAGTTCGACGGCAAGGTGTTAGAGGATCCGAATCCGAAGATGACGCCGGAGCAGGTCAAGCAGTTCTACAGCCAGACGTATCCCGAACTGTTGACGGCGGGGATCGGCAGCCCTGTAGAAGACCTGAAAGCGGGCACCTTCACCATCGAGCTGATCAAACACTACGGCCGCAAAGGCTGAGTCAGGACGCCTTCGTGCGTTCCATTCCTGTGTCCCTGAAGGAAGTGCGATGTCCCAGGAGAATCCATGTCCATCCCCACTGCCCGCCGTTCCACTGCACCGCTCCGTCCGGGTGCTCGACCTACCCGGCCTCTACGTCGCCAGCTCAGCGGCGCGCAAGTTGCTGGAACCACCCACGTCCAGTCTGCCGCTCCGCATCGCGGTCCCGCTGTTGCCGTAATTCCTGCCCTGCACCTTGATGGCATTCGCCCGTTCGTGACGCGGCAAGATCTCGAACGGTATCAAGTGGCGCAGGCGCAGGCGGACGCGCAGTATCAGGCGCAAGTGGCCCTGGGTGAAGCACTGCTGGGCAGTGGTGTCCTCCCACACGTGTCGACAATGGGACCGGTCGAGGACCGCCTGGAGGCCGCCTTGCAAGCCCTGCATCCGGCGCAAGGTGTGAGCTTCGGCTTCACTGTCCACGAGGACCACCTGCGCTTTACCGCCGAGAACCATCCCGATGGCGCAGTGTCGCTGGCACGCCTGCATCATGCGCTTTCCCGCACAGCCCCGCAGCTGCTCCCCAGCATCTTGGCAGCGCTGGAGACCCTCAGCGTGTGTCTCGAACCAGTCTTTGGTCCCAGAGCCGTGGATGTCCTCGCTGAGCATGTCTGGCATTTTGACTGGGTGCATATGGTGTTGCTCGAAAATGACCGGGTCTCCGAACACGCGAGTGAACGCGAGGTGCTGCGGATGGCCCGGCGGCTGGAGATAGAGCACCCGTACCGAGTGCGTGATACCCACCCGTGGCTCTATTTCGCCCCACCCCTGGACGTGAACGCGCTGATCACGCAGTTAGACCGCCCTGAGCGGGTGCATTCGTGTGTGGAGGCGCTGCGTCCCCTGGCTGAACTCCTGCGCGACTTGCAGCGGTGCGTCGCACAATTTCCAGAAATGAGTGACGACGAAGCCAACATGGTGGCGCACATGGGCGTCCCGACCACGCTCTATACCATCAGCCCAGCACGGTCTTGCAGCGTCTTCGAGGTCATCGACAGCTACACCCGAGACCACTGGGAGGGGGGCGACGATGCGCCGGTCTTCTGTCTGTATCTCACACAGGATCCCAGCAGTCACCAGCGGTTGGTCACGTATCTTCAGGCGCACCAGCAGGGCATGGCGCTCCTCGCCCAGATCAACGAGGTCTTGGTGACGGCCAATGACGCATGCCCTGTCCCTCCCGCTTGGACGTCGAAGGCGCGGTAACAGACGTGGCCCCCATGCGGGGCCACGGGTTGCGTATGCCGTTTCAGATCACCTTGCGTCCAGAAGCATCCAAGCCCGTAGCACCCACCGCGTTTCAGCCCCGTCGGACCTTCGTGCTGTATGAGCGGGGGCAGGGGCAGCAGGTGGCGCTGCTGAGCCATCCGATTCACGATGAACCGCAGGGCTTCACGCTGGGGGCGGGCTCGGCGCTGTCGTCCGAGGATGTCGAGGCGTTGTTGGAACTGGTGTCGGGACAGGGCATGACGCTGCTGCAACCTGACACGCTCGCGACAGGCAGTGGCAGTGTGTGTTGGTGGGTTCCACCCGGCGCACGGGCCTTGCGTTTCGATCCGAAGTACACCCAGACCGCACAGATCGCTGCCTTGAATGGGCGATTGATTCCGCATCCCGGTCTGGTGTTCCATGCCACGCCAGGTCGGCTGTGTCTTTTTGCGGTGCTGGGCGCCGAGCGGCCGACCAGCACGACGCCGCTGTATCATGCGCCGTTCTGGAATCTGTTCGAGGGAGGCCGGATGTGTCAGGGGTCGGTGCGCTATCCGGACACGCAGCGGCCCCAGGATCAGGCCGCGTGGGAAGAAGCGTTCTTCGGCTCGTACTTCACTGGGGCGAGCCGCGTCGACACCTACATGCAGTGGGGCCAGAGTTATCAGGAGCTGCTGGAGAAGGCACTCGCGGACGGCGTGTTTCCGGAAGCGGCGTTGATGCCGGCGAATTGGACACTGGGGCAGTACCTGGGCCTGTCGTGATGGTGAGGGAACTGGGGAGGGGCGATCAGGTGCGCCGCAGCTGATCAGGAAGGCGCTCGCGCTGAACAGGCGTGGGCAGGTTGATCTGCCCTTCCGGTCATCCGGTCCAGGGCGCTCACATGACGTGGCCTCCCTGTGGGTTGTCTTGCCATCGCTGTGGAGAGACCTGTCAGGATAAGAGCGTATGCCCCCAGCCGTCAGAACATACTTCTGTGGCCTGATCGCGTTGACCCAGGTGCCAGGGATGATCCATCTGCTCTGGACGGGGTATGGCGTGCCGGTGCTCGTGGCTACCGTGCTCGGTCTGATCATGGGTGTGTGGCTGCGCCCGAAGGTGCAAACGCCGAACGCCACGTTCGTGGTCATCACCTTGCTGTCGGCGCTGTGGATGGCCGAGAATTTCTATCCGCAGTCCGAGGGCGGCCACGTCTTGGATCAGTGTCTGTCCACCGCAGCGGTGGTGGTGTGGTGGCCGGGCGAGCCGGGTCAGCGCTTGCGAAAGCGGGTTGAAGGGTTCCTGAAACGACTCCGCCGCTGGTCGACTGGGATGCCGCTCCCAACCTGAGGGTGTCCAGGGGTGGCCCCCGCCTGGGGGCCAGAACGTCGGGATGCACTCGACACCTGCTCAGCCCACCCGGTCGCCGCAGCGTCCTGCCCGCGACCTCACCACTCGCCGCTCCGTGCCCGCCGCTGCGGTCAGTGCCCCCCCTCGTTGCGACGCTGGCCCCCAAGCGGTCTCCGGAACGCCCACCGCTCCGCGTGCATCTGACGGCCCACGGCTTGCCCGAAGGCGCACAGCTCGAATTCACCGCCCGCCCCGGCACGCTGCTTGGTGGGCCGTTCTCAGTGCGCCCCACCCGCAAGAAGGATGTCCAACTGTTCACCGAGGCGGAGATTGGCGACGCGCACCTCAAGTATTTGCGGCAGGCGTATCGCGCTCACGCCGAAACTCGGCTGCTGCTCGATCAGATGGCCGGACAGTTTCACCATGGCCGGAACCGCATGGTAATCATCGCGGATGTCACGGCGGTGGGCCAGAACATCATGCGCGCCGTGGAAGGGTTGGCAGGCCGACTGCCAGCCGTTGAGGAGGACTGAACATGGATGAGCTGACACTGGAAGATATGCACGGCGAGCACTGGAATCTTGCCAACGATCATGCAGCCGACGGTGACGACCAGGAGCCTGCCGATCGGCAGGACGATGGTGCCATGGCCGAGCAGGTAGGGGCGCTGAAGACAGCGTTGCGGACGGCCCAGCTGCAGTGGATTCGTCAGGAGCTGGTGACGCTCGGGTGTGGCTCTCCTCGGCAACTGGTGGTGCACTACGAGCTGCTGCAAGGGCTGCCGACCATCTCTGAAGCGCTGGTCGACGAAGTGGTCTGTCCTGGCTTTCTTGGGAGCGACGCGGTGAACGAACTGAGTGCGCTCATCTTGTTCGACTTTGATCCAGATGCCCCCGTCGAGGCCTGGCACCTGACCTACACCTTGAGCGAGCCAGCC is part of the Deinococcus ruber genome and harbors:
- a CDS encoding PRTRC system protein E encodes the protein MTLNQPAHPTASNHTAPVLPADKARASELFQQVKGTDREQDYRRISQQHPDKDANRATYLAFLDDIEAMFVDPQADQDTVPDFHPNVMTQANADADERDEGEEADEPSEADVDPGDQASGELLPSAAGLAQTAILPVAGNGLISQLAGMLADGGQLSFTMMCLGDEVTLSIRPKPHGTETVVPLLLTNTPGYLDTHLVSAMQPYVEVRRDIYAQCTAAAKAQRKAGEKAVIPPTPAKAGTAKPSATVQLTLDGMEGTTFTATHGRKSVDVTLGTQAVPKGTITVNARHALYGEHVKTFMLNADRTHDFREQQGAAITLAVTPDSAAITATQGEQRVALHGEGFLAPGKWLIEAEAAGHSPQSKSITVVAAKPQTVTLTLPEEREQSLF
- a CDS encoding PRTRC system protein B yields the protein MPFQITLRPEASKPVAPTAFQPRRTFVLYERGQGQQVALLSHPIHDEPQGFTLGAGSALSSEDVEALLELVSGQGMTLLQPDTLATGSGSVCWWVPPGARALRFDPKYTQTAQIAALNGRLIPHPGLVFHATPGRLCLFAVLGAERPTSTTPLYHAPFWNLFEGGRMCQGSVRYPDTQRPQDQAAWEEAFFGSYFTGASRVDTYMQWGQSYQELLEKALADGVFPEAALMPANWTLGQYLGLS
- a CDS encoding PRTRC system protein C, with product MTQTPQAQVMKRVFKFDGKVLEDPNPKMTPEQVKQFYSQTYPELLTAGIGSPVEDLKAGTFTIELIKHYGRKG
- a CDS encoding transposase; protein product: MWVTDRRTSVDYGQALERLVAAYPHAEKIVVVQDHLSTQSKAALYQAFSPQKAHFLAQRFEVHFTPKHGSWLNIQGLEWSALARQALKERVGNKAALVKAVDHWLTR